DNA from Rhipicephalus microplus isolate Deutch F79 chromosome 5, USDA_Rmic, whole genome shotgun sequence:
TTCACAGCATGTGGCAATCTCGACGCTTGCTACACCTTATCTCAAGTCTAGTTGGTCATTTGTGAGAAAAATGGCCTTTGAGGTTCTCGACGCGCGCACGCGAACACGActcgaatgcttttttttttcttcttctctgctacttcttctctttttcttttcctatCCACTTTTATTTCCACTCCCCTTACCCTTGGGCcgtactgttgaggtgtcatcccagtgatagacagttacgggcggcacttttcttttcctttcttttgcaTAATCACTTAGAGAGAGGAAAATGGCCTGTAGGCATTCGAAACTGAGCAGATGCTATTGTGTGCTATGGGTATACGGAGCTTTTCAATTGTTTTCTTTGTGACTGTAGGCCTAAAACTCGTTGTTTACGTTGTCGTGTTACCTGCACTGAGATGGTGCTAGACGTAGCCCTTACTATACCGCtgcgttttatttattttctttattcctCAGGAGTATGATGGAGAAGTTGCAAGACGTGCCCAAGTCCACTCACAGAGTTGCCGCTTCCAACATGGCTGCTTTGGATGTGGTCAAGTTAGTAAGTATATAGAGTGAACTGCGATTCTGGTAACAGCGGAATGCTGTCGGTCACTACGGGGAATTGTATACTGCCATTATTTTTCCTGCCAAATATGGCTGTAGGAAGCTAAAGGTCTGTGTACTTGCCTTTTGTTTAGGACTAATCAAACGAAAGGTTGAGATACCCGTATGCGTAAGTTACAGCAGCTGTTATTTGGATCTTCATTTTAACCATGTAGTTAGGTACTCGAAGCCCTCAGCATTGTTTATGCAATGCATCAGCGCATCGGTTTCTGTTGTAAATCGTTGACAGAAGCTAAAACTTGTATAGCCTATTTTTTTCATCCCATGATGTCTATTTGTAATCGCGTATGCTTGATGGGCTGAAACTTGCACTTCATGCGAAGGGAGTCCTACGCCATACCAGATTACTTGGGGCTGATAATAGTTCCTTCCAACCGTGACAGATACATAAATTACAAAGACACACACCTTAGAGCAGTCGGACGCTCTATCTTGGCCAACCAGCAATCCTTGATCGACCAGGCTCAACGGGCAGCTAAGGCCAGTGGCACCCTTGACGGAAGAGCCTCTctaaaccccccccccctaaaattaAGCCAGGTTTCATTATTCCTTAACTGGATTCTTCATTTCCTGACGACGATACTCTCAATTTAAGGGGGATACATCGGCCAAAATCTGTTCCTTGCACCCCGAGGCAACTGGGAGCAGGCTATCAGGACCTGGTGGGAGGAACACCGGAGCACTAGCCGGGACATCGTTGGCCGCTTCAACTTCTCTCCCCGAAACGGACACTTTACGCAGGTGAGAAGGGGCTCAGATTGAACGCGCAGAATGAAGTTCAGTCACAAATAATGCTTGCGTTACGTCAAGAGTGAATCACATATATAAAATGTCGCCATGAGCATTGCTTGGTACTGTAAACTTCCCACTATTTTCCTCTACAAATTCCTTCTGAACTGATAGTAAGCATGCAACGAGAATAATTTGAGGTAGATCGTATCTACTCTACTAGTTCTTTAGAAGGCattcatgataaaaaaaaaggtagacGTCCAGGCCCAAACACGAGAAAAGATATAATCTTCATGTTCtgttgtgtccgtgtttgcacgtGTGTATTCTTCTACCGGGTCTTCGAAATTAGGTTTTATGATGTTCTCGACGTTCAGCACTGGTAAGAACATGAGAACCCCCTTTGCAGATAACCTCCCTTTTTTCCCTCcttcatcctcctcctccttttgtAGATAACCTATGTATCCGGGAGGACCCAAAGTGAGACAATAAGTATGGGTGCAAGTCACCTATTTAACCTACATTTGTAATTAAGTTTTCAGTGTCTGCAGCACTGGCGCGAAGCTCCTGCCCGAAGAGGCGCGGCAGTTGCGTGCGTCGTTTAATCTGACAATGGGTCGAAGACATGGTTGGAGATGACAACGGTTACCCTTTTACTACTGGCTGGCAATAGCAACCTATAATTGTTCGTCACATCGGCAAAGAACATTGCGCCGATCTTCACCGCCCTGCGTGCGCAATCACGCACAATATTAAACTTTGCCGCGGGATATTTCGGAGCACACACATGCTAGAAGTATCCTTGAAAGAGTAACTTCGTAGAAAcgcgactgcctccaactttccaATACACATAAGCAAGCATGCTGTGGTGACGGAGAAGGTAAGCATGAAATCTGAGTTAATTAATTCACTGACAGCCAcgatctttctttttctttgggtccCCCTGGATACATAATCTCTGTAAAAAAGTGTTTTACTTGTTTTTCGCAGTGCAGTCACTGAGAAGCTAAACATAAAATCTGTGTTATTGGACCACTGACAGCCATATATATTTTTCTCATACTTTGTGTCCCCCAGAATGCATAAGCTATGTACAAAAGTGTTTGACATGTTCCTCCTAGTGTTGAAGTTTGAGAAAAGCATAAAGCTTAAccttgaacacccggtataattAATTCACAAACCTCTTTGATGTTCATGCATTTACTTCACGTGTGTACAGAAACTTTGTCAGATTTGTTCCAGTTCTCAAGCGAGTTCACTCGAGCAGCCTCGAATACTGCTTTTGTTAATGAAACCATTTCACGCAGCCGTTTACAAGCTGGTACAGAAAACGATGTCAAGTTGGAAAACAAATGTTTCGTTTCAGGAACAAGCAACTTAATCGCCTGAATTCCACAGtttgttcatttattcattcattgtgATGACAACAGTATGCGTCAGGCTTTTAGTCAGGCGAGCCAAAAATGGCCTGCTCGCTAATAACAACAATCACTCCTCAATCTATAGTGTCTTCGAACGCGCTCATTAATCTCCTACTAACGGAGTTGGAACACGTGGTCTTTTTTCGTCAGTGGTCTTTTTCGCCACTGTTATTCTACAGGACTTCGCTAATGACGCCATGCATTTCGGAAGGTGGCTTCGTTATTCACGAACACGGTATATTCTTTCGCTTAATGAACCCCCTTTCCGTGAGAGAGTCGGTGTTTATGTCTAAGCTCATTGCGTGATGCAGCGAGCAGCGCAATTGTTTCACACACTCAACCATCACGCGATGACGCTTGCAAAGAGTCTTCAACAGGCTTTATTTGGGTGCGCGTCTCTTGCGTGACAAACAGTGCGGAATTGAGGTTGCACTCAAATTGTTAACGAATGGAAGCTGTGTGCTTCACTGTGTGAAAATGCGCAATATTTCATTCCATACTATTCGTAATTCCGCTATAGTAGCATCCCAATTTTTACAATGAAATCTTTCTATGTGGAGTCCGCGAAGCCGTGGTGCATGCGCAAACACAAACGTTTGGCTCGTTGGTTCACATGTATGAAAATTAGAAGTGTGGAACAAGAAAGCAAAAAATTCAATCGTGGCAAAGAGAAAAAATATTTCTTCATTCACTGGGTCTTCGTTCTCTCACGTGCTTTTCCGACCAGCTGGTGGAATTTTCATGAGCCCGCATACGTCTTCCCTAAATATCCGGAAGGGTGTAATAAAACATGTGTGTGTGCTGCGCACACTTTCACAACGCGCGCCACACTGCGAGATGCGGCTGTTTCAGGAGGTTGTGTGAGCGTTACAGAAGCCGTATAAGCGTCGCAGACACCATACAGTGTGCAAAACAACGAAAGTCACTCACACCTAGGTTCTTCGCGTTAATTCATCATCCCTACTGCTTCAATATATAGCTTTCGTCATTCAGtaggaaaaagaaaacattgaaaTTACGAATACGCAGTGCAGGTATGCGACACACGCGCTGGGCTAATAAAACTTGACAAAAAACACATATAACAATACATGCGGTGCATTCCAGGCCTTTTTCGCACGGTGGATTTTCATTACTTCTTCCACGACTTTTTTTGGTCACAATCGCAGATGGCTTGGTCGCGCACTGCAAAAGTAGGCTGCGGTGCCACTGACTGCCCACAGCTAAACGGACGTTACATGGTGTGCAACTACGAACCTGGGTAAGCATATTGTCACCAACGATGGGCGTATTTGCGCTTCTCGTTTGTTGGTTTCTCTTTATTGCGGTTGGATCACACCGGCAAGATGTGTTCAACGCGTTACACCCCTCGATGCCGCAAGCGCCTCATTGTATCAAAACCTTCTTCAATGTTTTAGATTGCTCTAATTGTTCGTGTGGTGCCAATGACGGAGTGTACAACTGCGAACGCATATAGCACTGACGCTTAAATTCGTTCCGGCCCAACCGCTGGACACACTTTTAATAACCGGCAGCGGTGTTCACCGTTTCCATCATAAATTGTGATGATTATTTTGACTTGCTGCCCCTATATGTGCGCCCAGTAAAGaaattgttttcttctttttttccgcgtCTCGGCCGCTAAAGTCTTCACAGTGGATGTAACGTCTTTACCGTAAAAACATTCAGTGGTTTATTCATTCACCTATTCAATTTACTTGTATGATTTCACCTTTCATGTAAGCCCTATTGCTCACAATGTGCAATATTTGAGTAATCTGGCAAAAGAGGAAGATGAAGAAACGTGCGCAGGACTATTAACTAGGGGCACCGAAGTGCTGCACACATGGGCATTTGTGCTGAGCCCTTCGTAACCAGCATATTCGGCCGCTGTACAGCGAAAATGTGCAGTTCACTCCTCTCACGCTCACTATACAAGGATTGTTTCGCTGATATATTCGGACAGGCATCGGGACAACGCATGCAAATTGTGCTGAGAATGATCGGCAACACTCAAACACATGTTGTGGCGTTGTAGTAAAGTTGCCAGAATGACGGCGATTACTCTGGAGACCCTGTCGTCGAGGTGGGCCGCTGCTCTGCGCAGATCAGACCTTGGCATTCAAACGTATTGGCAGTGAGCAAGCGCGCCAGGTGGTCTCTCCCTTTTGAGGGACAAACACATTTCCGAGGCAGTAGGAGGTCTGGCTTTCTAGCAAGTATCAAGAGAGCATTGTTGTTCTGTACTGCCacgcaacaataatcgtcatctgacTTGCTCGAGTTTCTTTACTTGAAAACCCCGCGCTGACCACTTTTCTGTCAGGAATGctatgtcacactgataacgcACGCATGCACTGATCGTGAGCGCGAACTACCGAAACCTTGGTGATAACGCGAGGAAAGTACGCGaagtagatgacgattattgttgcatGGCAGAAATACTCCCCAGGTACTTCTTTTTAGGTGTACTCGCTCTGGCCCGGTGGGTGGCAAAGACCAATGGGGCCTTAAAATAGAAGATGCACCCACCTTCGCCATGATTTTCTCTCTAGTTTTTTAATAATACTCACGGCACGAACCAAGCCGCGGCTGTAAGAGCGTGTTTTACGACTAGAAATGTCCTTCCGCACACTTTTCCGATCAGCGCACGCTGGGAGATACTCGTAATaactatatattttttattttgtctgtgTGCATGTGTCTTTGCAGAGGAAACATGCTGAGGCAGCCCGTGTACACGGAAGGCTGGCCATGCTCCCAATGTCCTCAGGGCACGCAATGCGCGTCCGTGCAGGGCTCTCGGGAAATGTCACTTTGCGGTGAGTATGCTGGCACCGAAATATAACCGGATTTCGCTGGTACGCAGCTATGTATAAAACTGCCTTTGCATTACTCGCAACTCCTGGATGTGCCCCAGGGGTGTTTGCGAAACTGTTCAAATAAACGAAGGTAACTAAGATGCGCAGAAAGGCACCTTCGCTCACCGTTGCGCTGAACTTCATCGATTGTGGCATTCCACTGCAAGTTTTCGTCGAACGCAAGGAGGGGCTTGCTGCGAATTACTCAATAATAATTGGTGGTCCGAAGGATTTGTGTCACTCAGGAAGGTGAATAGTGGGACTAGTAGTATATTGTATCTCCAGGAAGACTTCTTCTCAATGCAATGTTCAGACTGCGAAACTGGTCTCTATTTTCAAAATAGGTAACAATAGGTAATAGATATTCGCCATATTACGACAGCCCGCTTTATCTAACATGTATTAGTAGCAAAATGTTTGCGCACACCATTTTATTTGTCACATGgaactttctttttgctttttcacCACTAATCAAACCTTTccgaacatgttttttttttgctaatcgGCACAGCTTCAGGAAAACTTTATCATCCAAGGCACAGACTTTATGAATTCATGACTAGTTTGCGCTCTGTTGCGGTGCGCGAATAGCGACCCTTTAAACCAAATCGAATACCACATGAATAGCGGGGACAACAAATAGAATATAAGTACGAATTAAATGCTATTGAAATACTTTTCCTAAAGTAAGGCAACGATTTTTAAATCTGACTAGTAAATGTAAGCTGACAATTTGACAAACGCCCCATTTGTTTGGCACAAATATTTGGGAGCATTGATAAACGAGCACTACAATTACTTTCAACTGCGAAAAAAAATTGCTAGAATTGTTTCAAACTGGGCGGCAACCAGATATTTGTAAATATTTTGTAACTGCGAGGTAAATATAGAAGGGATTACTACAGTGAACTTGTTGCTTTGCAAACCGATTGTAAGTAAAATTGCTACCTAAATATGAAGCAATATTTATAGTTAACATCATGACATATTTAGAGAAAATAGTTTATTGCTCAAACTCTTGCTTCAGCGGCAATGCAGTTATTAGCCAAACGCCTTCATCTCGTCATTAATAGGCCGCTGATAGTGCCCTACATTAGCTGTCTGCATGTCAGCcattagaaaacaagaaaagataTTCTACGATGTTTCCACGTGTCACTCATTAGAACATTTCTCGTTGTTGCTGTTTActtgaaaaataattttgaagatATTCGGTATTTCAAATATGTACTTTTTGGCTCGACAACCGAATTGAATTGAAGGCTATTCGATTGGTTATTAGAAATTTTCTAATTTCACCCCCCTCCCCACTAGCGTTTTGACATGCACCATAATGTCAGTGTTTTCTCGGCTTTTATAAGGTGTTCGACCATGTAGCCCAGTTCCGTCTTATTTCAAAGTTGACTGCTTTCCAATTAAATTTACAGCCACAAAGTCGGCAAACGAGCTTTTTTTAAATCGCCAAAATTTGTCAATAGTTAACAATATTTCATCGCCATTATATTAGCCCAGGCGTACCACAAGGTAACGGTTGGGACCAAGCTTTTAACGCGTAATGATGACCATCCTAATAATCTAGTATCACGCTGGTAGTTTTACGTGTTTCTGATAACCATAACCTTCTTCAAAACTATATCTATCTGATTTTAATTCGGTGTAACACTTGGCTAATAACCCTTATGCACCTAAATGCAAAGCATTCTATTCTCTTACTTGTAAAAACATAAACAATAGCATGGATTCTCCAGTTCTTTGGCACAAGTACTTGGGAATAAAGCTCCTATCAAACTTTTTCTGGCGCCTTTACGTTGCTACTATATCTACTAACGCATCAATGTTACTGCAGTACTTTGATCGAACCCAGCGAAATTCACCCTGCAACAAGTGCAAGACAACATTTCAGACGTTTATTATAGCCCGCATCTCGAATTCGCCTGTCCACTGTGGTCACCCTACCAAAAGAACACAACGAGCTCATTAGAATCCGTTCAAAACAGGGTCACTCGTTTGTCGCTCCTTGCCATTCCCTCATTATATTCTGTATTTCTCACGAATAAAACATatttcacttctttttcttattaccTGTAAGTTTGAGTTCTTCTATCCGCTTCACCAACGCGTTCATACGGACAGAAAATCTTCCTCGCTGCTTGAAATTTCACCCCGCCCATATCGCAGACTGCATATTCAGCTTAGTTTCCCGTGCATATATACAGAAGCGCTAGCTCATTCACTTTGTCAGCGCTTCCTCGTGACATTTgactgatttctttttttttttcgttgtctctGAAAAAAAATAGTCTGACAAAATTTAACCGACTCTACGTTTCACAATCCGGAGCGTAACCTCGTAATTGCATActgtctttttatttctttttactcATTGTGGAATGCATATCTATTTGAATTTGCACTGCCGACTCGCGCACAAAATATACTATTCGGTTTTTATATAGTTGGTATCTGCCCACTTCAGCGAATTTCTCTTTGATATTCTTGTTTGTGGCCATTATACCAATATATAATTATGACCAATATACCGTTTCACCTTGTGTGATATTATATATTGTATATATTCGGTACTTTCGTTTAATTCAATCTTGTTTTGCTTATACAAATCCTCTTGCGAAAGCTCTTGTTCAAAACCCTTTTACAAGACTTTgaggcattttttttaaatgaataGATGTAATCAGACACATATAAACACCACATTACCTCCTTTATCCAAGTGTGGTTAGTAATAACCCCATAGCCTTATTTGGGCCAGCACCATTTGTATTATCTGCAGGTTCACATGCACGGAACCTTCGAAATACCCCTTATTGAGAGCGTGTACTCACGCTGCAAAACACTTATTTTATCGTACGTACATGGGTATTTTTATTTACctttgttttttgtcttttttagcaCGCCAGTCTTTGAGTTGTCCGCCTCAGTCCCTAGCACCTCCAAACCGCACACCGTGACTCCATGAACCTGTTCATCAGTGGCGATATTTCCCGCAAGAACAAGAGCCAACATTGTTCAAAACTTTAGCGTGACGTTTTGTGTCCGGTGATCCACATTCATCGACAAAACTTTAACGGGTTTTCCGCATAAGCCCGTTTTGCAGACCCATGCTCATCGTTATTTTTTCAATGTATGGAAAATTCCGGGCACATTCTTTTTTCTAATGCCAATTTTGTTTTTCTCATGAACAAAGCAAATAATAAAGACTACTGCGAACACTTCTATTTACACGTTTTTTAATCATTGGTGCTGTACCTTGCTTGCCTAGTAGAAAGGTTTTCACGTCGTACGGTGGTATCTAGTGTAGGTGTGTGTATTCGTACAGTCATGACGCCCTTTTTACCGGTCACAGGGACTCAACCAAGAAATCTGAAAATCTGCTCCAAACTAACACAAAACTCTTCAAGTTCACGCCTATTCAGTGCAGATTCGAGTGGTCTCCCCTTTCTTCCCTTCACAAATCCAAACGAAGTCCAAGTTGTTCATGCACCCTTTTATGAACGTCTTGTGTGACACGAGTGAATACTTTTTGTTATTTTAAAGGATCAGTGCCACTGCCGTGCTCACTATGCACATGTTCATTTACGCAATTGCACAAGGAAAAGTCCAATAATGTCAGAATCTAGTGAGCCACAGAACGCACTGCCTACCTTCCTGTGTACCATTCCCATCTCGACTGGCGTGAGCTGGTCTGGCGCGTTTGTGTAgcggttaaggtgctcggctgctggatCAAAGGTAACGGGTTCGATCCCGgacgcggcggtcacatttcgatgaaggcgaattgGTAGGAACTGTGTACTGTTCGATGCTTGTGCAAgtcaaagaacaccaaatggtccaCTCTCCTTGCCTCTACGGCGCCCCCTAATAAAAGCGTCTTCTAATCAGTACCACCAGTAAAGCTTTCGGCGTACATTACCGTTCATAGTACTGTGGTGGTAATGCTGGGGTTATATAGAATCCTAGTGTGGGACTGTTCGATGCTTGTGCAAGTCAAAGAACACCAAACGGTTGAAATTTCtaaagccctccactgcggcatctctcgtTGTCATATCGGGTTTTCGGGACGTGAAGCCCCAGATATTCTTATTGTCGTGGGCTGATTGGCTGCTTAACATGTCTTGCTGATCTGTCATACCCTGCGTGCTCACACCCACGCACGTCATGAAATTCATGAAATCACGCGATAAAAACACACATACAAGATTCGCCACACATCACGAAATCGCATAATGACTATACAAACACAATGTATTTGTGAAGGAGCCACATGTGCACGATGTGAAACTTGCGAACCTCATGACAATACCTGAAACTGGCAATTTTTatgggattttttttcttgctaaatgCAATAATAATGAAAGCTATAGGCCATAATGAAGCCAAGAAAGGAAGTAAGGAAGTCTAATCATTGTGATcttaatgtaaaaaaaatacGGTGGATGAAGCGATATCTTGCCGTCGGCAGGGCACGAAGCTGCAACAttcgaattcaaagactgctagTTCGGTCTCTGCAGAGGGGAAGTTTTCTTATCGTTCATATTACTTTCTTCCCATTTACGGTGGTTACTAAAAACACACAAACATAGGATGAACTCATTTTCAGGTGACCATGTCTAGTCTTATGGGTAGACATTCGTGATTGAATATAGAGGGACAAGTGCTATTATTTTTCTCCAAAAGGTGCACGGTGATATACAGAGCGGAAGGACAATTATATATGCATTTATCAGTCTAATAGGCAAAAATTATTCTATAGAACTTGACAAGTATTACACATCCTATCATAAATTTAAAAAGCACATAAATACACAGTCAATGTACAGCGCAATTTGCAGCAGCACAACAGAGAAAATTTCAGAGAGGCTTATTATAGGCGTTTAAATAGTTGACAAGGCATTTTCAAAATGTGCGTGGTCTTAAATGATTTTCCAGGACTCTAATACATGTATCACAACTAGGAGGGCGATAACTACTCTCCATATTCTTTTCTTGGTATTAAAAATATCACTGCCGATTACGATAATGCCTATAGTGTGACTTCTGATCATAGCTTCATGTTGGGGCAAAACCAAGTGTGTTTGATTTTCTGGCTTTCTGCGAAGTATCGACTACCCCGCAAATCCTAATATTTGTGACCTAACACAGCACCCACTTCCCCATTATTCGTCTTTGGGCGGaaaagcgaggtacccgctacacatctgtAAAGCATTCTGCGCGCTTCGTTGGCGGTGCATGTTGCTGGTGAAGATAAAAAAATATGGTTCAGCACTTCGCAGTGGGTGGGAAATATCAAGTTATGAACTCGTTGCGCTATGACAATCGTTCGATGACTGCTTGCAATTTTACTCTTTTGCCACCCTGCGATGCACAAATTAACGCAATTTCCTTGAACGTTATAGCGCCCTTATCAGGTCTCTCTTTCCATGAGTTCAATGAAGCGGCATGGTTCTAGAACTAGTATTAAAGACACAAAAAAAAGccagcgtagctctgtggtagaacactctACTGCCACGCTAGGGGCGCGGATTAAAATGTCATTCATTATTTctcgcctattaactgtggcgcacaccaacagggggggggggggaggacgaATGGTCCAGGATTTTGTGGTTTTATAAAATACGTCACGACATGGATAAAGGGAGCAGATTCAAGGTCGAAGATGCCACTGTTTATTAAGATGAACTTGTGGTCGGCGAACGAACAGTAAAATGACAGCGATACACACTTGCAGTGTGGCACCGATACCCGCGAATAAAGCGGCGGCCGTGGTTCAACTGACAAGCGGTACAGCGCGCGCCGtagaatattctagcgttatcgctaacgGCTACGTAGCTTCCAGAAAAACCTGTGATGTTCTTGATGTGGGCGTAATCTTCACGAAATAATCTGCTACAGttccgaagcttctcgaacattgcaGGTGCAGTTTCCGCTGACAATTCAGCTGAGAACGCCCGAATAAaccaggtatttttttttctttcgtaatcCAGGTTTTCATACGCATGCAAAGTGTTTTTGTTACACGTATACCACTTAAGTGATGAATGATTCCACAGCCTTGTTTTTGGAGCGGCAAAAGGCTTGCCCATGTTACCGCGTCACTGTGCACTCAACAGGTGGGGGTTGGTGACAGAAACGAGAGGTCGATTCGAATGTGTCTTTCTCCGATACTAGAGCAGCCGAGTGGCCCGGACTTCATATTTTTCGACTCACAATTCCAGCCATAAGCGATAACGTAGGTGCTGATGTTCCCTCTTTGGTATACAACGTGTTTTATTGTGGTTGTGGCGAAGCAGCTGTCATATAACAGGGCCCGCTGCCAAGCTAGCTTGTTCATGCACTTGAGGAATATAGGTATTGTGCCAAAAAAAACGGAGACGAGGAGAGGACCCGCACTGACAGACATGAATAGACGTCTATTTAGCCCCTCGCCTAAGATACTACAGCTCTTGGCACCACGCTTTCGATTTGGTCGGCAGATCCATCGCGGTGGTCTTTGGTGGTTATGGTGGTCGAGACAACAAGGTGGTGTGATCGAATTCCTCACCACAGCAGCCACACTTAGATAGATGAGAAGTGCTTGAGGCCAGTTTGCTTACATTTAGATATACATTAGCGAGCGTCAAAGTGCCGAAATTCGCTCAGCGCTCAAATACAGGCTCCCTCATACAGTGATATTTGtacggtggttttcggacgtcaaAGCTCAATAATTATCACACCCTCATAGAGTTCTACGTGATGAAACAACGACATAATTATGAGCTGTGCCGTACTAAAGTCTTCCGCATTAATTTAGACACACTTTGGTTTCGTACCGTGCATCTAGCTCAACTTGTGCTGgtgtattgttttgtttttctgtttttctataccTTGTCGATATGCGGGGTGGTAATTCACGGATGCATACACGAGCTTAACATTGTAACACTTTAGATGCTGAAGTACCACGGCGGGTTGATCAACATTAGACGTCTAGAGATAAAAAGAGCTTTTGAATTTCTTTGCGAGACCATTTTCTCGTTTCCATCGTTGTTTTTTTTCGGTTACTTTTGCAGATTTTGCGAGTAAATTCTTAGCATGAATAGTGCGGCACGCATTGTTTTTACCACATGATCAAATGTTGAACTTATTCAGCACGGGTTTCACGTACTATCGACGTCACATGAAACGAGAACAGTAAAGTGCGTGGATAAGCCTTAGCAAAAGTACAGTGCAGCCCACCTGTCAGCACCATTGGAGAGCTTGCACATGCTTTTTGGCATCATCGAGCGATCACGCCTATTCTGGCTCTAATATTCAAAAAAGAAACCaaaaatagacaaaataaagTGAAAAAATGAAAACTGAAAATACCAAAGCGTTATGCATGCGCATTTTGCCCATCATTATTACCATATCTCACAGCCGGAACGCAAGGGAAATAATCAAAGTGGGATTGCGCAGTGCTGCCTAACCCGACGTGCGCGCCTGTCAGTCGTAATGACTGTATGGCGCGCACTGTATCTTTTATAATGCATGGTCCACACGCTCTGCTGTTTGCGTTTCATTTGACGCCAATAGAACGTATGGTCACCCAGATATTCAAAGCGTGCACGAGTGGCGAGCCATCTGTCTTTCATCGCCGTATGAAGCTGccacagtt
Protein-coding regions in this window:
- the LOC142817337 gene encoding scoloptoxin SSD976-like, producing MAKLSVTTSLGSATFICTALSLVTCTIWVQQLPPPQNSQFPPPPPPWWNPQTRPHTPNRWFMMNRTWPFPATLNLIRPGLWSTFNGTLLQSVSPDEVVFITRFHNELRQTLALGKLGGFPPAADMLLLEYDGEVARRAQVHSQSCRFQHGCFGCGQVRGYIGQNLFLAPRGNWEQAIRTWWEEHRSTSRDIVGRFNFSPRNGHFTQMAWSRTAKVGCGATDCPQLNGRYMVCNYEPGGNMLRQPVYTEGWPCSQCPQGTQCASVQGSREMSLCARQSLSCPPQSLAPPNRTP